In Streptomyces sp. NBC_01426, one genomic interval encodes:
- a CDS encoding TetR/AcrR family transcriptional regulator: protein MTSTPSTSARRSKISPERVQEFYDAVLEQLREHGYEALTMEGVAARACCGKSTLYRQWKTKPRLVAAALRANRQGTLAAVDTGTLAGDLREAARIAAGTSGRDTRLSQALGHAVLGDEELQAALREALVEPELAAFDAMVARAVARGEVAANHPAVEFLPAQLMGVLRIRPVLEGRYADADYLVRFVDAALLPALGITPADAATAPGTTP from the coding sequence ATGACGTCGACCCCGTCGACCAGCGCGCGTCGTTCCAAGATCAGCCCGGAGCGGGTGCAGGAGTTCTACGACGCCGTGCTGGAGCAGCTGCGCGAGCACGGGTACGAGGCCCTCACCATGGAGGGTGTCGCCGCGCGCGCCTGCTGCGGCAAGTCCACGCTCTACCGGCAGTGGAAGACCAAGCCGCGGCTCGTCGCCGCCGCCCTGCGCGCGAACCGGCAGGGCACCCTGGCGGCCGTGGACACCGGAACCCTCGCGGGTGACCTGCGCGAGGCGGCCCGCATCGCGGCCGGCACCTCCGGCCGGGACACCCGGCTCTCCCAGGCGCTCGGCCACGCCGTGCTCGGCGACGAGGAACTCCAGGCCGCCCTGCGCGAGGCGCTGGTGGAACCCGAACTCGCGGCGTTCGACGCGATGGTGGCGCGGGCGGTGGCGCGGGGCGAGGTCGCCGCGAACCATCCGGCCGTGGAGTTCCTGCCGGCGCAGCTGATGGGCGTCCTGCGGATCCGGCCGGTGCTGGAGGGGCGGTACGCCGACGCGGACTATCTGGTGCGGTTCGTCGACGCGGCCCTGCTGCCCGCGCTCGGCATCACCCCCGCCGACGCGGCGACCGCACCCGGCACCACCCCCTGA
- a CDS encoding peptide-N4-asparagine amidase, translating to MRRHRITGLLGAFALAAATLAGAGTPAAAAPPAAPASPAAPVSRPAPAPPVAPASAPVAAGAEPPAEFGSDWHDPLTPGPPVTRPPTRSCRVTLAQARFVDFTPYRGEYAPPSGCGRGDWAKVVLRLDGKVKGRQYDRLGNLTLGGVEILRTSTPEPSPDGITWSVEKDVTHYRDTLSRPQPVEMLIGNVVNDTYTGVIDVEVTLTFHASDGRTRPAADTPDRVLPLTTPAVTTPRNTERLLAEVYATGSGGGCEEYWYLTVPDAAPYSCKATDGPHREVRVLVDGQLAGLAAPFPTVWTGGWSNPFLWYVTPGPRAFDVQPIRYDLTPYAALLNDGRPHRIEVSVAGVPAGQAGWSTPTNLLIWQDAGRAVVTGALTRHEEVAPAGSSRWTPGAEHRLDTTGGHELTVAGHLDTSHGRVATTVTRTVRHTSTHRWTEGESRDALTAEWTDRESVTRGPTTTRTARAYTMDGETTLGAGDRLRTVLSLGDRADTVVLRGGREIDRSRLDDRYTGDASYTANVPREERHAVATTTARYRLYGSQTPGGCYDRTLTTVQGMLTVDRRSC from the coding sequence ATGAGACGACACAGGATCACGGGCCTGCTCGGCGCGTTCGCGCTCGCCGCGGCCACCCTGGCCGGCGCCGGGACACCGGCGGCCGCGGCCCCGCCCGCCGCACCCGCTTCCCCCGCCGCACCCGTTTCCCGGCCCGCACCCGCGCCTCCCGTCGCGCCCGCTTCCGCGCCCGTGGCCGCCGGGGCCGAGCCTCCCGCCGAGTTCGGGAGCGACTGGCACGACCCGCTCACACCCGGCCCACCCGTGACCCGGCCCCCGACCCGGTCCTGCCGGGTGACCCTGGCACAGGCCCGGTTCGTCGACTTCACCCCCTACCGGGGCGAGTACGCGCCCCCGAGCGGCTGTGGCCGCGGCGACTGGGCCAAGGTGGTGCTCCGCCTCGACGGCAAGGTCAAGGGCCGCCAGTACGACCGCCTGGGCAACCTCACCCTCGGCGGGGTGGAGATCCTGCGCACCTCCACCCCCGAGCCCTCGCCCGACGGCATCACCTGGTCCGTGGAGAAGGACGTCACCCACTACCGGGACACCCTCAGCCGTCCCCAGCCCGTCGAGATGCTGATAGGCAACGTCGTCAACGACACCTACACCGGCGTGATCGACGTCGAGGTCACCCTCACCTTCCACGCCTCCGACGGCCGCACCCGACCCGCCGCGGACACCCCGGACCGCGTCCTCCCGCTCACCACCCCCGCGGTCACCACCCCGCGCAACACCGAACGCCTGCTGGCGGAGGTGTACGCGACCGGCTCGGGCGGCGGCTGCGAGGAGTACTGGTACCTGACCGTCCCGGACGCCGCTCCCTACTCCTGCAAGGCGACCGACGGGCCCCACCGCGAGGTCCGCGTCCTCGTCGACGGACAGCTCGCCGGCCTCGCCGCCCCCTTCCCGACCGTCTGGACCGGCGGCTGGTCCAACCCCTTCCTCTGGTACGTGACCCCGGGCCCCCGCGCCTTCGACGTGCAGCCGATCCGCTACGACCTCACGCCCTACGCGGCGCTCCTCAACGACGGCCGCCCGCACCGGATCGAGGTGTCCGTGGCCGGCGTCCCGGCCGGGCAGGCCGGCTGGAGCACCCCCACCAACCTGCTGATCTGGCAGGACGCCGGCCGGGCCGTCGTCACCGGCGCCCTCACCCGGCACGAAGAGGTCGCACCTGCGGGCTCCTCCCGCTGGACCCCCGGCGCCGAACACCGACTGGACACCACCGGCGGCCACGAGCTGACCGTCGCGGGGCACCTCGACACCTCCCACGGCAGGGTCGCCACCACCGTCACCCGCACCGTCCGGCACACCTCCACGCACCGCTGGACCGAGGGGGAGAGCCGTGACGCCCTCACCGCCGAGTGGACCGACCGGGAGAGCGTGACCCGCGGCCCGACGACCACCCGCACGGCGCGCGCGTACACGATGGACGGCGAGACCACCCTGGGCGCCGGGGACCGGTTGCGCACCGTCCTGTCCCTCGGCGACCGCGCCGACACCGTCGTCCTGCGCGGCGGCCGCGAGATCGACCGTTCACGGCTCGACGACCGGTACACGGGCGACGCGAGCTACACCGCGAACGTCCCGCGCGAGGAGCGCCACGCGGTGGCCACCACCACGGCACGGTACCGGCTGTACGGATCGCAGACGCCCGGGGGCTGTTACGACCGCACGCTCACGACGGTGCAGGGCATGCTGACGGTGGACCGGCGGAGCTGCTGA
- a CDS encoding TerD family protein, with amino-acid sequence MSGIRKSLAKVEIALRWDPSPTGAPAHDLDILAAVYGAADPYGHPVYLVHFGSRAPDGTITLDRDSDTGQGFGFDEVMTVELNRMSTELVRVVVGVVIQDPGPQGARTKTFASVAGTGLRIREGYTELAASDFEGVAGSTAATVAEFARDASGGWSLDASERGFDTEPEEFTRIMGAARS; translated from the coding sequence ATGAGCGGAATACGCAAGAGCCTGGCCAAGGTGGAGATCGCGTTGCGGTGGGACCCCAGCCCGACCGGTGCGCCCGCGCACGACCTCGACATACTGGCCGCGGTCTACGGGGCGGCGGATCCGTACGGCCACCCCGTCTACCTCGTCCACTTCGGCAGCCGCGCACCCGACGGCACCATCACCCTCGACCGGGACAGCGACACCGGGCAGGGCTTCGGCTTCGACGAGGTGATGACCGTCGAACTGAACCGCATGTCGACCGAGTTGGTCCGGGTGGTGGTGGGGGTGGTGATCCAGGACCCCGGCCCGCAGGGTGCCCGCACGAAGACCTTCGCCTCCGTGGCCGGTACCGGACTGCGGATCCGCGAGGGCTACACCGAACTCGCCGCGTCCGACTTCGAGGGCGTCGCAGGATCCACCGCGGCCACGGTCGCGGAGTTCGCCCGGGACGCTTCGGGCGGCTGGTCACTGGATGCGAGCGAGCGCGGGTTCGACACCGAGCCGGAGGAGTTCACCCGCATCATGGGGGCCGCCCGGTCCTGA
- a CDS encoding GlsB/YeaQ/YmgE family stress response membrane protein: MGIVGWIILGLLAGGIAKLLLPGRDPGGLIITTLIGIAGAFTGGWLSAKFLDRPIQTEFFDAATWGSAIAGSFVLLVAYRILFGHSRR, from the coding sequence ATGGGCATCGTCGGCTGGATCATCCTGGGGCTGCTCGCCGGAGGCATCGCGAAGCTGCTGCTGCCCGGACGCGACCCCGGCGGCCTGATCATCACCACCCTCATCGGCATCGCGGGCGCCTTCACCGGCGGCTGGCTCTCCGCGAAGTTCCTGGACCGGCCGATCCAGACCGAGTTCTTCGACGCGGCCACCTGGGGCTCCGCGATCGCCGGCTCGTTCGTGCTCCTCGTCGCCTACCGGATCCTCTTCGGGCACTCCCGCCGCTGA
- a CDS encoding phosphatase PAP2 family protein, translating into MTSHTTPADPPPAGSRAARRRLVRELLLVAGLFAVYKAGRTLSTGRTDEAFRNATRIWDAERALHLPGEGAIQRLLLHGDALIHVANTYYAAVHFPATVLFLVWLYLRRPGHYLWTRRVLAVLTAAALAIHLSFPLAPPRMLDAAHLVDTGQVYGPTVYRAAPAADTMANQFAAMPSLHFGWALMLALGMIAATRSRWRVLWLLHPLMTLLVVVGTANHYWLDAIVATVLLGAALLVVPRPAAEPAREPASRPAPPGRSVPSPARRPADAARVAFGPDLPARAGGNAAGDPAAPVPATAGAGR; encoded by the coding sequence ATGACCTCCCACACCACACCCGCGGACCCACCACCGGCAGGTTCGAGAGCGGCACGACGCAGACTCGTCCGCGAGCTGCTGCTCGTCGCGGGCCTCTTCGCCGTCTACAAGGCGGGCCGGACGCTCTCGACGGGCCGCACCGACGAGGCCTTCCGCAACGCCACGCGGATCTGGGACGCCGAACGCGCCCTGCACCTGCCCGGCGAGGGCGCGATACAGCGGCTGCTCCTGCACGGCGACGCCCTGATACACGTCGCGAACACCTACTACGCCGCCGTGCACTTCCCGGCGACCGTGCTCTTCCTCGTCTGGCTCTACCTCCGCCGCCCCGGCCACTACCTGTGGACCCGACGGGTGCTCGCGGTCCTCACCGCGGCCGCCCTCGCGATCCACCTGAGCTTCCCGTTGGCGCCGCCGCGGATGCTCGACGCCGCGCACCTCGTGGACACCGGGCAGGTGTACGGGCCCACCGTCTACCGGGCCGCACCCGCCGCCGACACCATGGCCAACCAGTTCGCGGCCATGCCCTCGCTGCACTTCGGCTGGGCGCTGATGCTGGCCCTCGGGATGATCGCCGCCACCCGCTCGCGGTGGCGGGTCCTGTGGCTGCTGCACCCCCTGATGACCCTGCTCGTGGTCGTCGGGACCGCCAACCACTACTGGCTCGACGCGATCGTCGCCACCGTGCTGCTGGGGGCCGCGCTGCTGGTCGTCCCGCGACCGGCAGCCGAACCGGCCCGGGAGCCGGCGTCGCGGCCGGCGCCGCCGGGCCGGTCGGTCCCGTCACCCGCCCGGCGTCCCGCCGACGCGGCCCGGGTCGCCTTCGGCCCGGACCTCCCCGCCCGCGCGGGCGGGAACGCGGCCGGGGACCCGGCCGCGCCCGTCCCCGCGACCGCGGGAGCCGGACGATGA
- a CDS encoding endonuclease I family protein → MRISRIAPCAAGLAAASLVLIPATASAGSQRTAAPHVAPAAAGAAAAYDDYYAPAQGKTGAALKTALHGIIKTQTKVSYDGVWNALKVTDQDPANPNNVILVYSGRSQSKTSNGGGANDWNREHVWAKSHGDFGTATGPGTDLHHLRPEDVTVNSTRGNKDFDKGGSPVSEASGSFTDSDSFEPRDAVKGDVARMLLYMAVRYDGEDGFANLELNDKVNNGSAPAMGRISVLKQWSLQDPPDAFEQRRNQVIFDTYQHNRNPFIDHPEWVGSIW, encoded by the coding sequence ATGAGAATCTCCCGAATCGCTCCCTGTGCGGCCGGCCTCGCGGCCGCCTCGCTCGTCCTCATACCGGCCACCGCTTCGGCCGGCTCGCAGCGGACGGCGGCTCCCCACGTCGCGCCCGCCGCGGCCGGCGCCGCCGCGGCCTACGACGACTACTACGCCCCGGCGCAGGGCAAGACCGGCGCCGCGCTGAAGACCGCGCTCCACGGCATCATCAAGACCCAGACCAAGGTGTCGTACGACGGCGTGTGGAACGCCCTGAAGGTCACCGACCAGGACCCCGCCAACCCGAACAACGTCATCCTCGTGTACTCGGGCCGCTCGCAGTCCAAGACCTCCAACGGGGGCGGCGCCAACGACTGGAACCGCGAGCACGTCTGGGCCAAGAGCCACGGCGACTTCGGCACCGCGACCGGCCCCGGCACGGACCTGCACCACCTGCGTCCCGAGGACGTGACGGTCAACAGCACCCGCGGCAACAAGGACTTCGACAAGGGCGGCAGCCCGGTGTCCGAGGCCTCCGGCAGCTTCACGGACTCCGACTCCTTCGAGCCGCGCGACGCGGTCAAGGGCGACGTGGCCCGGATGCTGCTCTACATGGCCGTGCGCTACGACGGGGAGGACGGCTTCGCGAACCTCGAACTCAACGACAAGGTCAACAACGGCTCCGCCCCGGCGATGGGCCGGATCAGCGTGCTGAAGCAGTGGAGCCTCCAGGACCCGCCGGACGCCTTCGAGCAGCGCCGCAACCAGGTCATCTTCGATACGTACCAGCACAACCGGAACCCGTTCATCGACCACCCGGAGTGGGTCGGCTCCATCTGGTGA
- the rraA gene encoding ribonuclease E activity regulator RraA yields MSVTPVPTSDLYDEHGEFLAVCATRFRRFGGRGLFAGPVRTVTCHEDNALVRELVNTPGDGAVLVVDGGGSLRTALTGDLIAGAAHANGWAGMIVNGAVRDSVALGGLDLGILALGTVPRKSGKTGAGAVDEPVTIGGVTFRPGDVVHADDDGVVLLPAGPHEA; encoded by the coding sequence ATGAGCGTCACCCCCGTCCCCACCTCCGACCTGTACGACGAGCACGGCGAGTTCCTCGCCGTCTGCGCCACGCGGTTCCGCCGGTTCGGCGGCCGTGGGCTCTTCGCCGGCCCGGTGCGCACGGTCACCTGCCACGAGGACAACGCCCTCGTGCGCGAACTGGTCAACACGCCCGGCGACGGCGCGGTCCTCGTCGTGGACGGCGGCGGTTCGCTGCGGACCGCCCTCACCGGGGACCTGATCGCCGGGGCGGCACACGCCAACGGCTGGGCCGGGATGATCGTCAACGGCGCCGTGCGCGACAGCGTCGCACTCGGCGGCCTGGACCTCGGGATCCTCGCGCTGGGCACGGTCCCGCGCAAGAGCGGCAAGACGGGCGCCGGCGCCGTCGACGAACCGGTCACCATCGGCGGTGTCACCTTCCGCCCCGGCGACGTCGTCCACGCCGACGACGACGGCGTGGTCCTGCTGCCCGCCGGCCCGCACGAGGCCTGA
- a CDS encoding glutamate ABC transporter substrate-binding protein gives MKVPKAGAVAAVIALAVTASGCGGDDPKEPIGIGIKFDQPGIGMREPDGTFTGFDVDVATYIAKELGYKPSEIEFKQVFSSDRELLIQYNEVQFVAASYSISDKRKEKVDFAGPYFIAHQDLMVRADDNSITKAEDLNSKKLCSVTGSTSAENVKKNLAPKASLLELGSYSECVVALQAREADAMTTDNSILAGYAARKEYAGKFKLIGLNLSNENYGIGIKKGNADLQRKINSALTKMVSDGSWDAAVKKNFGPANYKNEPAPRVTSGN, from the coding sequence ATGAAGGTTCCCAAGGCCGGTGCGGTCGCCGCAGTGATCGCCCTCGCCGTCACCGCCTCCGGGTGTGGCGGTGACGACCCCAAGGAGCCCATCGGCATCGGGATCAAGTTCGACCAGCCCGGAATCGGGATGCGCGAGCCCGACGGAACCTTCACCGGTTTCGACGTCGACGTCGCCACGTACATCGCGAAGGAGCTCGGCTACAAGCCGAGCGAGATCGAGTTCAAGCAGGTATTCAGCTCCGACCGGGAACTGCTGATCCAGTACAACGAGGTCCAGTTCGTCGCCGCGAGCTACTCGATCAGCGACAAGCGCAAGGAGAAGGTCGACTTCGCCGGCCCGTACTTCATCGCGCACCAGGACCTGATGGTCCGGGCCGACGACAACAGCATCACCAAGGCCGAGGACCTCAACTCCAAGAAGCTCTGTTCGGTCACCGGCTCGACCTCCGCCGAGAACGTCAAGAAGAACCTCGCGCCGAAGGCGAGCCTGCTGGAGCTCGGCAGCTACTCGGAGTGCGTCGTCGCCCTCCAGGCGCGCGAGGCCGACGCCATGACCACCGACAACTCCATCCTGGCCGGCTACGCGGCCCGGAAGGAGTACGCGGGCAAGTTCAAGCTGATCGGGTTGAACCTCAGCAACGAGAACTACGGCATCGGCATCAAGAAGGGCAACGCGGACCTCCAGCGCAAGATCAACAGCGCGCTGACGAAGATGGTCTCGGACGGCTCCTGGGACGCGGCCGTGAAGAAGAACTTCGGCCCCGCGAACTACAAGAACGAGCCCGCCCCGCGGGTCACCTCGGGCAACTGA
- a CDS encoding GNAT family N-acetyltransferase codes for MNDELRTTAHALASGFEISTDPARLDAALIHRWLSEDSYWALGRSREKQDAALAGSLNFGVYDSASDAQLGYARVVTDRATFGWLCDVYIAPDARGKGLGTALAAAVRDHLEPYGLRRILLATADAHEVYAKVGFAPLDHPEKWMALGSQ; via the coding sequence ATGAACGACGAACTCCGGACCACGGCCCACGCGCTTGCGAGCGGCTTCGAGATATCCACCGACCCGGCCCGGCTCGACGCCGCGCTGATCCACCGCTGGCTGTCCGAGGACTCCTACTGGGCGCTCGGCCGCAGCCGAGAGAAGCAGGACGCGGCCCTCGCCGGCTCACTCAACTTCGGGGTGTACGACAGCGCCTCGGACGCCCAGCTGGGCTACGCCCGCGTCGTCACCGACCGGGCCACCTTCGGCTGGTTGTGCGACGTCTACATCGCCCCGGACGCCCGGGGCAAGGGCCTGGGCACGGCCCTGGCCGCCGCGGTCCGGGACCACCTGGAGCCGTACGGGCTGCGGCGGATCCTGCTGGCCACGGCCGACGCGCACGAGGTCTACGCGAAGGTCGGCTTCGCACCCCTGGACCACCCGGAGAAGTGGATGGCGCTCGGCAGCCAGTGA
- a CDS encoding DJ-1/PfpI family protein, which produces MPTKILIVTGDAAESLEVLYPYQRLREEGYEVHIAAPAVKKLRFVVHDFEDGFDTYTEKPGYTWPADIAFADVVTEDYEAVVVPGGRAPEYLRNDPEVRRILAAFAEADKPIAQICHGPLITAAAGTLEGRRVTAYPALELDMKAAGARFEDSEAVVDGTLVSARAWPDHSAWMREFLTVLRGKAPVV; this is translated from the coding sequence ATGCCAACGAAGATCCTCATCGTCACCGGCGACGCAGCGGAGTCGCTGGAGGTCCTCTACCCCTACCAGCGACTGCGCGAGGAAGGCTACGAGGTCCACATCGCGGCCCCGGCGGTCAAGAAACTCCGTTTCGTGGTGCACGACTTCGAGGACGGGTTCGACACCTACACCGAGAAGCCCGGCTACACCTGGCCCGCCGACATCGCCTTCGCCGACGTGGTGACGGAGGACTACGAGGCCGTCGTCGTCCCGGGCGGGCGGGCGCCCGAGTACCTGCGCAACGACCCCGAGGTGCGACGCATCCTGGCCGCCTTCGCCGAGGCCGACAAGCCGATCGCGCAGATCTGCCACGGCCCCTTGATCACCGCCGCCGCAGGGACCCTGGAGGGCCGCCGGGTCACCGCGTACCCGGCCCTGGAACTCGACATGAAGGCCGCGGGCGCGCGCTTCGAGGACTCCGAGGCGGTGGTGGACGGGACCCTGGTGTCGGCCCGCGCCTGGCCGGACCACTCGGCCTGGATGAGGGAGTTCCTGACCGTGCTGCGCGGCAAGGCCCCGGTGGTCTGA
- a CDS encoding DUF3040 domain-containing protein: protein MGGAGLSDHEQRALSEIEAQLKGDRSLNRRLRSASLRQRIVTACGLGALTVALLVAAAITVAQPLIWSFAAAWILTVVMSLPLIGQWVRRRWQLRDHSPRREPQDPQSRSGPVR, encoded by the coding sequence ATGGGTGGAGCCGGACTTTCCGATCACGAGCAGCGCGCCCTCTCCGAGATCGAGGCACAACTCAAGGGTGACCGGTCACTGAACCGCCGACTGCGCTCCGCGAGCCTGAGACAGCGGATCGTGACGGCCTGCGGGCTGGGCGCGCTGACCGTGGCCCTCCTCGTCGCGGCCGCCATCACCGTGGCGCAGCCGCTGATCTGGTCCTTCGCGGCCGCCTGGATCCTCACCGTGGTCATGTCGCTGCCGCTGATCGGCCAATGGGTCCGGCGGCGGTGGCAGCTGCGCGACCACTCGCCCCGGCGCGAGCCGCAGGACCCGCAGAGCCGCTCGGGCCCGGTGCGCTGA